GCTGCGCGCCGACCGCCAGCTCCTCGATCATGAACTGGAAGTCGTAGTCGCCGGACAGCGCGACGACCGGGGTGTCGCGGTCCGCGGTGGCGACACCCAGCGCGGCCGGGATCGTCCAGCCGAGCGGGCCCGCCTGGCCGCAGTTGATCCAGTGCCGCGGCTTGTAGACGTGCAGCATCTGGGCGCCCGCGATCTGCGAGAGGCCGATGGTGGTGACGTAACGCGTCTCCGGGCCGAAGGCCTTGTTCATCTCCTCGTAGACGCGCTGCGGCTTCATGGGGATGTTGTCGAAGTGCGTGCGGCGCTGGAGGGTTTCCTTGCGCTCCAGGTGGGAGGCGACCCACGCCGAGCGGTCGGGCAGCTTGCCGGCGGCCTTGAGCTCCTTGGCGACCTCGACGAAGAGTTCGAGGGCGACCTTGGCGTCGGAGGCGATTCCGTAGTCCGGCGCGAAGATCTTGCCGATCTGGGTCGGCTCGATGTCGACGTGGACGAACTTGCGGCCCTGGGTGTACACGTCCAGCTTGTAGCCGGTGTGACGGTTGGCCCAGCGGTTGCCGATGCCCAGGACGAAGTCCGACTCCAGGAACGTCGCGTTGCCGTAGCGGTGGCCGGTCTGCTGGCCGACCATGCCCGCGTTCAGGTCGTGGTCGTCGGGGATCGTGCCCCAGCCCATCAGGGTCGGGACGACAGGGGTGTTGGTGATCTCGGCGAACTCGACCAGCAGGTCGGAGGCGTCGGCGTTGATGATGCCGCCGCCGGCGACGATCAGCGGACGCTCGGACTCGACCAGGTAGGTGATCGCCTTCTCGATCTGGGCACGGGTCGCGGACGGCTTGTAGACCGGCAGCGGCTCGTACGTGTCGATGTCGAACTCGATCTCGGTCTGCTGGACGTCGATCGGCAGGTCGATGAGGACCGGGCCCGGGCGGCCCGAGCGCATCAGGTGGAACGCCTGCTGGAAGATGCCGGGGACCTGCGCGGCCTCCAGGACCGTGACGGCCATCTTGGTGACCGGCTTGGCGATCGTCGCGATGTCGACGGCCTGGAAGTCCTCCTTGTGGAGCAGGTGCGTCGGCGCCTGACCCGTGATGCAGAGGATCGGGATCGAGTCACCGATCGCCGAGTACAGACCGGTGATCATGTCGGTGCCCGCCGGGCCCGACGTACCGATGCAGACGCCGATGTTGCCCGGGTTGGCGCGGGTGTACCCCTCGGCCATGTGCGAGGCGCCCTCGACGTGGCGGGCGAGCGTGTGGTCGATGCCACCGCCCTGCTGGAGCGCCTTGTAGAAGGGGTTGATCGCGGCGCCGGGGACTCCGAACGCGTTGGTGACGCCCTCGCGCTTGAGGATCTCAACTGCCGCGCGGACAGCGGTCATACGAGCCATGGGGTTCTCCTGCTTCGACA
This Streptomyces sp. NBC_01283 DNA region includes the following protein-coding sequences:
- the gcl gene encoding glyoxylate carboligase, translating into MARMTAVRAAVEILKREGVTNAFGVPGAAINPFYKALQQGGGIDHTLARHVEGASHMAEGYTRANPGNIGVCIGTSGPAGTDMITGLYSAIGDSIPILCITGQAPTHLLHKEDFQAVDIATIAKPVTKMAVTVLEAAQVPGIFQQAFHLMRSGRPGPVLIDLPIDVQQTEIEFDIDTYEPLPVYKPSATRAQIEKAITYLVESERPLIVAGGGIINADASDLLVEFAEITNTPVVPTLMGWGTIPDDHDLNAGMVGQQTGHRYGNATFLESDFVLGIGNRWANRHTGYKLDVYTQGRKFVHVDIEPTQIGKIFAPDYGIASDAKVALELFVEVAKELKAAGKLPDRSAWVASHLERKETLQRRTHFDNIPMKPQRVYEEMNKAFGPETRYVTTIGLSQIAGAQMLHVYKPRHWINCGQAGPLGWTIPAALGVATADRDTPVVALSGDYDFQFMIEELAVGAQHRIPYVHVLVNNAYLGLIRQAQIGLDINFQVNLEFENQNSPELGVYGVDHVKVAEGLGCKAIRVTDPNELGTAFEQAKKLAQEHQVPVVVEAILERITNISMSPTADISAVKEFEELATEPGHAPTAIRPLKV